The Terriglobales bacterium sequence CGACGTCCATAGCCCGACATTTGTACCGCAAGCGCACGCTGCAAGTCACCCTCCTGCTGCTCCTGCTGGCGCCGTCGGCCGTGTGGTCGCAGAAGAAGCCGGCCCGCAGCGGCCCTCGTGCCACCGCCCTGGCCGTGCTCTCCCCCGACGGCAAGAGCGCCGTGCGCCTCATCCCCATCTGTATCCGGAACAACGACCGCTTCTGGGACGCCTCCATCTACCTGGCCTCTCCCAGCCCCATGGCGCTTGAGCCCGGAACCGTGTACGAAGTCGAGCGCACCGGGAACTCCATCGGCCTGTTCACCGTCGCCCAGCCGGTGCAGGAGAATGGCGCCTGGATCGCCCTCGGCACCTGGCAGCCGCCGCGTCCCAAGACCGCCACGACTTCGCCTACCTCCGACGACGATCGCCCGGTGTTGCGTCGCGCCCAGCCCCCCGCCGCCAGCCCTGAGGCAGCCTCCGCAGCTCCCCCGGAACCCGTGGCTCCGCCCCCGACTCCCGTGGATTCCAACCGTCCCCTCCTGAAGCGCGGCAAGCCGACGCCCGGGAGCGAACCGGTCACCCCGGCCGTCCCCGCCCAGCCCGCCTCCGCACTCAAGTCGGCGCCGGCGAAGCCCCCCAAGCCTCCGGAAATGGTCGCCGCCATCTCCGACGCCGGCGGGCCCGAGCCCCATCCTTTCACTCTTGCGCGCAATGCCGACGAAGAAGCCCGTCTGCGCAAGGCGGCCTCGGTGCTGGTCGAGCAGGCGGTGCTGAAGCAGGCGGGACTCGCGCCCTCCGCTGCCCGTGTCGATTTCCAGGAGAGCTCGCTGAAGTACTTCGATCTCGATGGCAACAACAGCGCGGAAGCCGTGCTCAGCGCCCGGGTCGCGCTTGCTCCCCAGGCCCCACGGCCGGCCGCGCGTCCGCAGCCGCCTCACCGTCCGGCTCGTCCCCCCAGCGTCGCCCTGCGCGAGTTCGAGGTCACTTTCATCGCCCGCGAGGACCTGAGCGGCGAGCTGCACCCCAGCTTCGCCCGTATCATCGACGCCCGCAACGTGCACCTCGACGGCCGCTTCGAACTCATCGACGCCGTGGACGTGGATGGTGACAGCCGCGGCGAACTCCTCTTCCGCCGCCTCATCGGCAAGGACGTCAGCTACGTCGTCCTCAAGGTCGGCCTCAGCCAGACCACCAAGCTCTTCGACTCCGCCGGCGAATAGGTCTTACAAAGTAGCCCGCGCGCCCTCGCGCGGGCCGATGTGTAGCTTCAGCGGCCGATTGAGTTCTCCAGCGCGGCTCTTAATTCCGGGAACCTGAACTGGTACCCGCTCTCCTGCAGCTTCTTCGGCATCACTCGCTGGCTTCCCAGCAGCAGGCTCACCCCCATCTCCCCGAACGCGACTTTGACGGCGAACTCCGGCATGGGGAACACCGTCGGCCGGTGCAGCACCTCGCCCAGCGTCTTGGTAAATTCCGTGTTCCTCACCGGATTCGGCGCCACCACGTTCACCGGCCCGCGCACCGCATCATTCACGATCGCATGCTCCACCGCTCCCGCCGCGTCTTCCAGCCCCACCCAGCTCATCCACTGCTGTCCGCTCCCGATCCTTCCCCCGACCCCCATCTGGAATGGCCCCAGCATCTGCTTCAGCGCCCCACCGCTCGCACCCAGCACTACGCCGAAGCGCACCAGCGCCACCCGGATCCCTGCCCGCGACGCCGCCTCGGTCGCCGACTCCCACTGCCGCGCCACTTCCGCCAGGAAGTCCGACCCCGGCGCGCTGCTCTCGTCCAGGTTTTCGTCGCCACGGGACCCGTAGAACCCGATGGCCGACGCGCTCACCAGCACCTTGGGCTTCTGCTGCAACCGCGCCAGCATGGCTGCGATGGTCAGCGTTCCCTGCACCCGGCT is a genomic window containing:
- a CDS encoding TIGR01777 family oxidoreductase is translated as MKVAVSGASGFIGAAVVRRLEASGHQVSRMVRGNARPGEIHWIPAGALDAASLEGFDAVVHLAAENISGRWTATKKARILNSRVQGTLTIAAMLARLQQKPKVLVSASAIGFYGSRGDENLDESSAPGSDFLAEVARQWESATEAASRAGIRVALVRFGVVLGASGGALKQMLGPFQMGVGGRIGSGQQWMSWVGLEDAAGAVEHAIVNDAVRGPVNVVAPNPVRNTEFTKTLGEVLHRPTVFPMPEFAVKVAFGEMGVSLLLGSQRVMPKKLQESGYQFRFPELRAALENSIGR